From bacterium, a single genomic window includes:
- a CDS encoding DUF2085 domain-containing protein produces the protein MVNNRSDFSSFTEDKVFLTCWIAFLALMLIFFSGIFIAPILVRLGADRIAEVLYKIYRISCHQLPSRSWLVCGNKMGVCVRCFSIYLFLIISGFALLFKGIRIWLLQKRFLRFVLPVFILLLSPLLIDGFIQLFTSWESNNFLRFLTGAFSGIGTSFILGYLVLRVANSN, from the coding sequence ATGGTAAACAATCGCTCCGATTTTTCCAGTTTTACGGAAGACAAGGTATTCTTGACCTGCTGGATAGCTTTCCTTGCACTTATGTTAATTTTTTTTTCCGGTATATTTATTGCTCCAATTCTCGTAAGATTAGGAGCGGATCGTATTGCCGAGGTTCTGTATAAGATCTACCGCATCTCGTGTCATCAGCTTCCGTCCCGCTCGTGGCTCGTGTGCGGGAATAAAATGGGTGTCTGCGTCAGATGTTTTTCGATATATCTTTTTTTGATTATTTCCGGTTTCGCGCTTCTATTCAAGGGAATCCGGATATGGCTTCTGCAAAAGAGATTTCTCCGGTTTGTTCTGCCGGTTTTCATCCTTCTCCTCTCCCCTCTTCTCATTGATGGTTTTATTCAGCTTTTTACTTCATGGGAAAGCAATAATTTTTTGAGATTCCTAACAGGAGCGTTCTCGGGCATAGGTACTTCATTCATTTTAGGCTATCTTGTGCTTCGCGTCGCGAATTCCAATTGA
- a CDS encoding DUF4870 domain-containing protein — protein MAFPSATEEQIKEGKSLAWLAYVGVAAVIIPFVGWLAGLLFLVPLLAHKDNPFSKYHGRQGMVLFMFEVAFGIIIGILWAIAGAIAVASYGYGYGIGMGICGVLVWIVIVLVGLALEVLSIIGLIQAAQGKFWKMPVIGAIAESWFKGMVPTA, from the coding sequence ATGGCCTTTCCTAGTGCAACAGAAGAACAAATCAAGGAAGGTAAAAGCCTTGCCTGGTTAGCCTATGTCGGTGTAGCAGCGGTAATTATTCCATTTGTCGGCTGGCTTGCAGGTCTTCTTTTCCTCGTCCCCTTGCTTGCCCACAAGGATAATCCTTTTTCAAAATATCACGGGCGCCAGGGTATGGTTCTTTTCATGTTTGAAGTGGCGTTCGGTATCATCATCGGAATACTGTGGGCAATTGCCGGCGCCATTGCAGTTGCTTCGTACGGCTACGGATACGGCATCGGCATGGGCATCTGCGGAGTACTCGTGTGGATAGTAATAGTGCTTGTAGGGCTTGCATTAGAGGTGTTATCTATCATCGGACTCATTCAGGCCGCTCAGGGAAAGTTCTGGAAGATGCCTGTGATTGGTGCAATTGCCGAAAGCTGGTTCAAGGGAATGGTACCTACTGCTTAA
- the trxA gene encoding thioredoxin, with the protein MLQIKTEEDFRREVLEAEVPVLVDFWASWCHPCTILGPVIEELSKDYASKAKVVKVNVDESRVLAQAYNIMSIPTVIFFSKGQIADRSIGAVPKEVLSEKLNALL; encoded by the coding sequence ATGCTTCAGATAAAAACCGAAGAGGATTTCAGAAGGGAAGTGCTTGAAGCTGAAGTTCCTGTTTTAGTTGACTTCTGGGCTTCGTGGTGTCATCCTTGTACAATTCTTGGACCTGTAATCGAAGAACTGTCTAAAGATTACGCTTCAAAAGCTAAGGTAGTCAAAGTCAATGTTGATGAATCTCGCGTATTAGCCCAAGCTTACAACATAATGAGTATTCCGACTGTCATATTTTTCAGTAAAGGACAAATTGCAGATCGCAGCATAGGTGCAGTACCAAAAGAAGTTTTAAGCGAGAAACTTAATGCTTTGCTTTGA
- the tgt gene encoding tRNA guanosine(34) transglycosylase Tgt translates to MIEFTVNSIDAGSSARQGTLELIHGKVETPAFMAVATQGTVKAFTPDEISELGGQILVSNAYHIYLRPGVEVVRNAGGLSSFMGWNKPILTDSGGFQIHSLAGLRNVTDDGVTFQSHIDGSRHEFTPRKVIEIQESLDTDIWMVLDEPVGYPAEYPQAVRSLERTTLWAQRSLDSISQHRMFGIIQGATYEDLRERSAKEITSLPFQGFALGGLCLGEPGELTYRLISRIEDILPFEKVRYVMGAGYPEDILEMVSRGIDLFDCVLPTRNGRTGSAFTGKGQINIRNAQFKEDAGPLDENCSCYTCRKFSRAFLRHLFISGEILGPRLISIHNLHFYYTLMQEIRSAIKSDRFNEYKVKILSELKENDKQMA, encoded by the coding sequence GTGATTGAGTTCACTGTCAATTCAATAGATGCGGGTTCAAGTGCGCGCCAAGGAACGCTTGAACTTATTCATGGAAAAGTTGAAACACCGGCATTTATGGCAGTCGCGACACAAGGGACGGTTAAGGCTTTTACACCGGACGAAATTTCGGAACTTGGGGGGCAGATACTGGTTTCAAACGCCTACCACATCTATTTGAGACCGGGAGTGGAAGTTGTTCGAAACGCCGGGGGACTTTCGTCATTCATGGGGTGGAACAAGCCTATACTTACGGATTCAGGAGGATTCCAGATTCATTCCCTTGCAGGATTGCGGAACGTCACAGATGATGGCGTTACCTTCCAATCCCATATCGATGGTTCCAGGCATGAATTTACACCAAGGAAGGTTATTGAAATACAGGAATCCCTTGATACCGATATCTGGATGGTTCTGGATGAACCTGTCGGTTATCCGGCCGAGTATCCTCAGGCAGTCAGGTCGCTTGAGAGAACAACCCTATGGGCGCAAAGATCCCTGGATTCTATATCACAACATCGCATGTTCGGAATCATACAGGGAGCCACGTACGAGGATCTTCGGGAGCGCTCAGCTAAAGAGATTACTTCGTTGCCTTTCCAAGGTTTTGCATTAGGAGGACTGTGCTTAGGCGAACCTGGGGAATTGACTTACAGATTGATTTCACGCATTGAAGATATTTTGCCTTTTGAGAAGGTTCGATACGTAATGGGAGCTGGCTATCCTGAAGATATTTTGGAGATGGTTTCTCGCGGAATCGATCTTTTTGACTGCGTATTGCCTACACGCAACGGCAGAACAGGTTCAGCCTTCACAGGCAAAGGTCAGATAAACATCCGCAATGCACAATTCAAGGAAGATGCAGGTCCATTAGATGAAAACTGTTCATGTTATACTTGCAGAAAATTCTCCAGGGCTTTTCTCAGACACCTATTTATCTCCGGCGAGATTCTTGGACCCAGGCTAATCTCGATTCATAATCTTCATTTCTACTATACGCTTATGCAGGAGATAAGATCGGCAATCAAAAGCGACCGGTTTAATGAGTATAAGGTAAAGATACTTTCCGAATTAAAGGAAAATGATAAGCAAATGGCTTGA
- the guaB gene encoding IMP dehydrogenase: protein MPKPFDSKKLSLSEGLTFDDVLLQPQRSEVLPRDVDLSTKFTKKISLKLPLVSAAMDTVTESAMAIALAQQGGIGVIHKNMSIERQADEVRKVKRAESGIIEDPYTVPPDMKLKAVKVLMERHHYAGFPVVDKEHRVLGIVTRRDIMFEEDLDLTVDKVMTSENLISAKKGTSLTKAREILKRSKLEKLLLTDDQGRLAGLITAKDILKKLEHPDATVDDRGRLRCAAAVGVSKDSFERVDALIEAGIDAIVVDTAHAHQKLTMDLASKLRKKTTTVQLIIGNVGTTEAAADLVKLEPDAIKVGIGPGSICTTRVVAGIGVPQLTAIINCYSEARKAKIPIIADGGIRYSGDIVKSLAVGADTIMIGNLFAGTDESPGESILLEGRRYKIYRAMGSIDAMKQGSADRYFQEESKKFVPEGIEGIVPYRGSVREQIYQLAGGTKSGLGYNGAKNIAEHRKNAKFVKISGAGLRESHPHDVRITKEAPNYELQR from the coding sequence ATGCCTAAACCCTTCGACTCGAAGAAACTCTCCCTCTCTGAGGGTTTGACATTCGACGACGTGCTTCTTCAACCGCAACGTTCAGAAGTTTTGCCAAGAGATGTCGATCTTTCCACAAAATTTACAAAGAAGATTTCACTCAAACTCCCACTCGTAAGCGCCGCTATGGATACGGTTACCGAATCCGCGATGGCTATCGCGCTTGCCCAGCAAGGCGGTATTGGCGTCATTCATAAAAACATGAGCATTGAACGGCAAGCTGATGAGGTCCGCAAGGTTAAGCGAGCAGAAAGCGGAATAATTGAAGATCCCTATACCGTACCTCCAGACATGAAGCTTAAAGCCGTAAAAGTTCTTATGGAACGTCACCACTACGCAGGTTTTCCAGTAGTGGACAAGGAACATCGAGTGCTTGGAATTGTAACCCGACGGGATATTATGTTCGAAGAAGATCTCGATCTTACTGTAGATAAGGTTATGACCTCGGAAAATCTCATTTCCGCTAAAAAAGGAACAAGTCTAACAAAAGCAAGGGAAATTCTTAAGCGAAGCAAACTCGAAAAACTGTTACTTACGGATGATCAAGGTCGGCTGGCCGGATTAATCACAGCGAAGGATATTCTCAAAAAGCTTGAACATCCTGACGCAACTGTCGATGATCGCGGCCGCTTACGGTGCGCAGCTGCCGTAGGCGTTTCAAAGGACTCGTTCGAAAGAGTAGACGCTCTTATAGAAGCCGGTATAGACGCAATCGTTGTTGATACCGCTCACGCTCACCAAAAACTGACTATGGATCTTGCTTCTAAATTACGTAAAAAAACAACTACCGTACAACTTATCATAGGAAACGTAGGGACAACAGAAGCTGCTGCCGATCTTGTAAAATTGGAGCCCGATGCAATAAAAGTCGGGATAGGTCCCGGCTCAATATGCACGACCCGCGTAGTTGCAGGTATAGGAGTTCCGCAACTTACAGCAATAATTAACTGCTACAGCGAAGCTCGCAAGGCTAAAATCCCGATAATAGCTGATGGCGGCATAAGATATTCTGGAGATATAGTAAAATCGCTTGCTGTAGGCGCCGACACTATCATGATAGGCAATCTCTTCGCCGGAACGGACGAAAGCCCTGGAGAGTCAATTTTATTGGAAGGTAGAAGATATAAAATCTACAGAGCCATGGGTTCCATTGATGCCATGAAGCAAGGTTCAGCCGATCGTTACTTCCAGGAAGAATCCAAGAAGTTTGTACCCGAAGGAATAGAAGGTATTGTCCCGTACCGGGGATCAGTAAGAGAACAAATATACCAACTTGCTGGTGGAACAAAATCCGGGCTTGGTTATAACGGAGCAAAGAACATAGCAGAACATCGTAAGAATGCAAAATTCGTAAAGATCTCCGGAGCCGGCCTGAGAGAAAGCCACCCTCACGATGTTCGAATAACAAAAGAAGCCCCTAACTACGAACTCCAAAGATAG
- the mutL gene encoding DNA mismatch repair endonuclease MutL encodes MSIRVLPPETAAKIAAGEVIQRPSSVVKELIENSLDAGATRIEVYLEEGGKSLIRVADNGEGIAPHEVELAVKRFATSKLETAEDLVRISSFGFRGEALGSIAEVSELSIETQKQGSESGILMRVHAGKMVSREEVVRMPGTTVTVSRLFFNLPARRAFLKSEPYERRLVLEVVRNYAICFNDVYFDVKGPKQTYACYQPQDDWITRLKEILPDLKNVELIPIGASHSQLSVKGVIVRPDQARELSRMQRTFFNSRPVLYRAIFRAVLEGFGPQPGSQIPFFVLMLSSPPELLDANIHPAKTEVRYRDERFLFDYISQLVRKGLHGQTVANLDIVERPGFRRGSEWISEMDAKQLSMDTNPSLQTRIEGTLDETDVTGVKGVTGVTGTGGATSGEYRESADEHPKAFRESQTSFWQLQNSYILAQIASGLVIVDQHAAHERILYEQMLERLSSNSAKQPLLFPLIVELTPEEFATFEEIESELSELGLDAEPFGPNQVMVETLPADSRMSASDLRELFREFNATSEVKLGNRDRMAALISCKAAVKAGRALSQAEMESLINRLFSCKNPYFCPHGRPTVIKFTMDDLDKRFGRI; translated from the coding sequence GTGAGCATACGCGTACTCCCTCCTGAAACTGCAGCAAAAATAGCGGCAGGCGAGGTCATACAGAGACCTTCGTCCGTTGTCAAGGAATTGATAGAGAACTCACTTGACGCCGGAGCTACACGAATAGAGGTGTATCTCGAAGAGGGAGGCAAGAGTCTTATACGGGTTGCGGACAACGGCGAAGGCATAGCGCCGCACGAGGTGGAGCTTGCAGTCAAGCGTTTTGCAACGAGCAAACTCGAGACTGCGGAGGACCTTGTGCGGATTTCATCGTTCGGCTTCCGCGGCGAAGCGCTTGGTTCCATCGCTGAGGTGAGCGAGCTTTCTATCGAGACCCAGAAGCAAGGCTCTGAGAGCGGCATTTTAATGAGAGTGCACGCAGGAAAGATGGTGAGCAGGGAGGAGGTCGTGCGCATGCCGGGGACGACCGTAACCGTCTCCCGGCTCTTCTTCAACCTTCCGGCGCGCAGGGCGTTCCTTAAAAGCGAACCCTACGAGCGCAGGCTTGTGCTAGAGGTAGTGCGCAACTATGCCATCTGCTTTAATGATGTATATTTTGATGTCAAAGGTCCGAAACAGACTTACGCTTGCTATCAGCCTCAGGATGACTGGATTACGCGGTTAAAGGAGATTTTGCCTGACTTGAAGAACGTCGAGTTGATTCCTATCGGAGCAAGTCACTCCCAGCTTTCCGTAAAGGGAGTGATTGTCAGACCTGACCAGGCAAGAGAACTTTCGAGGATGCAGCGCACGTTCTTCAACTCAAGACCCGTTCTCTACCGAGCAATATTCAGGGCCGTTCTCGAGGGATTCGGACCTCAGCCAGGTTCCCAGATACCTTTCTTCGTGTTGATGCTCTCCTCTCCCCCAGAACTTCTCGATGCGAACATACATCCTGCAAAGACAGAGGTGCGTTACCGCGACGAACGCTTTCTCTTCGATTACATCTCCCAACTCGTGAGGAAAGGTCTGCACGGCCAGACTGTTGCGAACCTTGATATAGTGGAGCGTCCGGGATTCCGGCGTGGAAGCGAGTGGATAAGTGAGATGGATGCAAAACAGCTCTCTATGGATACCAATCCCTCTTTGCAAACACGCATTGAAGGAACACTGGATGAGACGGATGTTACGGGTGTTAAGGGTGTTACGGGTGTTACGGGTACGGGCGGTGCTACTAGCGGTGAATACCGAGAGAGTGCAGACGAGCATCCAAAGGCTTTTCGGGAATCCCAGACTTCTTTCTGGCAGCTTCAGAACTCATACATTCTTGCTCAGATTGCCTCGGGGCTTGTGATTGTCGATCAGCATGCGGCGCACGAACGGATACTGTACGAACAGATGCTCGAGAGACTGAGTTCGAATTCCGCAAAACAGCCGCTTTTATTCCCATTGATAGTCGAACTGACGCCGGAGGAGTTCGCGACCTTTGAGGAGATAGAAAGCGAACTTTCGGAGCTTGGACTCGACGCGGAACCCTTCGGACCTAACCAGGTGATGGTGGAGACTCTTCCTGCAGATTCTCGGATGAGCGCTTCCGATTTGCGGGAGCTGTTCAGGGAGTTCAACGCAACGAGCGAGGTCAAGCTCGGAAACCGCGATAGGATGGCCGCACTCATTTCGTGCAAAGCGGCTGTTAAAGCGGGACGCGCGCTGTCCCAGGCGGAGATGGAATCCTTAATCAACAGACTCTTCAGCTGCAAGAACCCTTACTTCTGTCCGCATGGAAGACCCACGGTTATAAAGTTCACGATGGATGATCTTGACAAGCGATTCGGTCGAATATAG
- a CDS encoding protein-L-isoaspartate(D-aspartate) O-methyltransferase — protein sequence MVKTQLLKRDIADKRVLEAFRKVPRHLFVPVDNRSNAYEDCPLPIGFGQTISQPLMVALMTQLLHLKGNEKVLEIGTGSGYQAAILAELCRDVYTIECIKELSDLASDILFSLEYKNIHVKTGDGYSGWPEEAPFDAIIITCAPEYVPPPLFEQLKIGGRLIVPLGPQHKIQSLTIFLKDESGISEKYEGGCFFVPMKGMVENN from the coding sequence ATGGTCAAGACCCAATTGCTGAAAAGGGACATCGCTGATAAACGCGTACTTGAAGCTTTCCGGAAAGTCCCCAGGCATTTGTTTGTTCCTGTTGATAACCGGTCAAATGCCTACGAAGACTGCCCGCTTCCCATTGGATTCGGTCAAACAATCTCGCAACCTTTAATGGTTGCCTTAATGACTCAATTGCTTCATCTTAAGGGGAATGAGAAAGTGCTTGAGATTGGCACGGGATCAGGATATCAAGCCGCCATTTTAGCTGAACTTTGCCGCGATGTATACACCATCGAATGTATTAAAGAGCTTAGCGATCTTGCCAGTGATATCCTCTTTTCTCTTGAATATAAGAATATTCACGTTAAAACAGGCGATGGATATTCAGGATGGCCCGAGGAAGCTCCTTTTGACGCTATAATCATCACCTGTGCGCCGGAATATGTCCCCCCTCCTCTTTTCGAACAACTTAAGATAGGGGGGAGGCTTATTGTTCCGCTTGGCCCCCAGCACAAGATTCAATCGCTGACTATTTTTTTAAAAGACGAGTCCGGAATCTCCGAAAAATACGAAGGAGGGTGTTTTTTTGTTCCCATGAAGGGAATGGTTGAGAATAACTAA
- the queA gene encoding tRNA preQ1(34) S-adenosylmethionine ribosyltransferase-isomerase QueA, with translation MYREEYAYELPSEKIALYPVEPRDSCNLIIIHKDSGEIVHRKFSDICDYLEPGDCIVLNDSKVQPVRLILRRNTGGIVEILLTHRLSEGVWTSLARPSKRIKIGEKLQDEVGQSIAEVIEKKEGHLILKFLVSESTIFDKLGLAPLPAYIDRRPEKKDLETYQTVYARNGFSIAAPTAGLHFTVDLLKKIRDKGVGIAYIQLDVGEGTFRPIATDNVEEHVMLSEYFRITRYNAELINKARRVIAVGTTVTRTLESFSQRNVIAQTGETGLFIYPGYKFKNVDALLTNFHQPGSTPLLLTAAFCGKDLLFHAYSEALKRDYRFLSYGDGMLIIPQKKTSVSFEDPVQFSRNISS, from the coding sequence ATGTACAGGGAAGAATACGCTTACGAGCTTCCATCAGAGAAGATAGCGTTATATCCTGTTGAACCTCGCGATTCCTGTAATTTGATAATAATCCATAAGGATTCAGGGGAAATAGTTCATCGCAAGTTCAGCGATATATGCGACTATCTTGAACCAGGAGACTGCATTGTTCTTAATGATTCCAAAGTCCAACCAGTTCGTTTGATACTCAGGCGCAACACCGGTGGAATAGTTGAAATTCTATTAACGCACAGGCTTTCAGAAGGGGTGTGGACTTCTCTGGCCAGGCCATCAAAAAGAATAAAGATAGGGGAGAAGCTGCAAGACGAGGTGGGGCAAAGTATTGCGGAGGTTATTGAGAAAAAAGAGGGCCATCTTATACTCAAATTCCTTGTGAGCGAATCTACTATTTTTGACAAGCTGGGGCTTGCTCCGCTTCCCGCATATATTGACAGACGGCCAGAGAAGAAGGATTTAGAAACATACCAAACCGTTTACGCAAGAAACGGGTTTTCGATAGCGGCCCCTACTGCAGGGCTTCATTTTACTGTTGATTTATTAAAAAAAATCCGCGATAAAGGCGTAGGCATCGCTTATATTCAGCTTGATGTAGGAGAGGGAACTTTCAGGCCAATCGCGACGGATAATGTTGAAGAGCATGTAATGCTTTCGGAATATTTCCGTATTACTCGATACAATGCAGAACTAATCAACAAAGCCAGAAGAGTAATTGCAGTAGGAACAACTGTTACACGTACTCTTGAGTCCTTCAGTCAAAGAAATGTTATTGCTCAAACCGGTGAAACGGGTTTATTTATTTATCCGGGTTATAAATTTAAAAATGTTGATGCCCTTTTAACAAACTTCCACCAGCCAGGGTCAACACCGCTTCTTCTTACTGCTGCATTTTGCGGAAAGGATCTTTTATTTCACGCATACAGCGAAGCATTGAAGAGGGATTACCGTTTTCTTTCTTACGGTGACGGAATGCTAATAATACCTCAAAAGAAAACGTCGGTTTCTTTTGAGGACCCAGTCCAATTTTCAAGGAACATATCCTCATGA
- a CDS encoding PASTA domain-containing protein translates to MRNMKPYLILSAVVAVFATSSAQTMIMPKLKGLTPDSAKTFFASDTDIVLIILEDSLYTDSMPRGLIAWQDPLADSAVQDTIKVKLAAPLTVKLPDVRGVQLLEAAEIIAKMGLKLLSNGEEESEKYKPGEVISTEPVQGSMVTRGSTVGAKVSVGIPDYKYTTTSSGVRINLYEDVGFKIVSASVVTSDSGGFKMRLNLQATNPYKHSISVENLDYTFSINDATVVKGKHKLSLKIGPNNSNTGYVDLIIPYSSLNKKTAKSFLEKGRYRLYGFFNIVVESGFSQKSFDARGEIQLPLSDSKIKSGLEAISQN, encoded by the coding sequence ATGAGAAATATGAAACCTTATTTGATTTTATCGGCCGTCGTTGCCGTATTTGCAACCTCAAGCGCACAGACAATGATAATGCCTAAGCTTAAGGGACTTACGCCGGATTCCGCGAAAACCTTTTTTGCAAGCGACACAGATATTGTACTTATAATCCTCGAAGATTCGCTGTATACCGACAGTATGCCTCGCGGTCTTATAGCATGGCAGGATCCTTTAGCGGATTCGGCAGTCCAAGATACCATAAAAGTCAAACTTGCGGCACCACTGACTGTGAAACTTCCTGACGTAAGAGGAGTGCAGCTGCTTGAGGCAGCCGAGATTATAGCAAAAATGGGACTTAAGCTCTTATCGAACGGTGAAGAAGAAAGCGAAAAATACAAGCCCGGTGAGGTAATAAGCACAGAACCCGTTCAAGGTTCGATGGTTACAAGGGGTTCAACAGTTGGTGCAAAAGTATCGGTCGGGATACCAGACTATAAGTACACTACAACGTCTAGCGGCGTGCGGATAAATCTTTACGAAGACGTTGGCTTCAAGATTGTTTCAGCATCAGTGGTGACTTCGGATTCAGGAGGATTCAAGATGCGGCTTAATCTACAAGCGACTAATCCTTATAAACATTCTATCTCGGTTGAGAACTTAGATTACACATTTTCCATCAACGATGCAACCGTTGTAAAAGGTAAGCATAAACTATCGTTGAAAATCGGTCCAAACAACTCTAATACAGGATATGTAGATTTAATAATACCTTACTCATCCCTTAATAAGAAAACGGCTAAAAGCTTTCTCGAGAAAGGCAGGTACAGGCTTTACGGTTTCTTTAATATTGTAGTAGAATCTGGTTTCAGTCAGAAAAGTTTTGACGCTCGCGGTGAAATTCAATTGCCCCTATCAGATTCAAAGATCAAATCAGGACTCGAAGCTATTTCACAGAATTAG
- a CDS encoding DUF2752 domain-containing protein — protein MQTAGNSFKTDFLIYNLPEIGLLFLAVILAVAISLLPFSFIEGNSSVCLFRIVFGHPCPGCGMTRAIWLFLHGDIHNAIEYNWKIIVVAPAAVAAFLFSTRNVLSKLCLGCKA, from the coding sequence ATGCAGACGGCAGGGAACTCCTTCAAAACTGATTTTCTGATTTATAATCTGCCTGAAATTGGTTTGCTTTTTCTGGCTGTAATCCTTGCAGTAGCAATATCATTGCTTCCTTTTTCGTTTATCGAGGGAAATTCTTCCGTATGTCTTTTCAGGATTGTTTTCGGTCATCCTTGCCCTGGTTGCGGCATGACGAGAGCAATATGGTTGTTTCTTCACGGAGATATCCATAATGCTATTGAGTACAACTGGAAGATCATCGTTGTAGCTCCCGCAGCTGTTGCCGCATTTTTATTTTCAACGAGAAATGTCTTGTCGAAATTGTGCCTGGGTTGCAAAGCTTAA
- the miaA gene encoding tRNA (adenosine(37)-N6)-dimethylallyltransferase MiaA yields the protein MENQRLIPVILGATGVGKSEIAFELARRYSWEIVSVDSRQCYQFMEIGTAKPNAEMRSLVSHYLLDLCPPDYKLSAGEFARHAWELFLSLERPLAVGGAGFYMKAIFEPLHANLPHNPLIREELETLPTATLARKLKAEDQVTSEKLHPNDRQRLLRALEVCLAARRPYSELIKETPPSPPVKPFYIGLRLDRNELRKRQEHRLERMLNEGFVNEVRRLKEMGFSRDLYAFNAYGYKELFDYLDGLTTLDDAKGLILSKIHSFTKRQETFFKTLGEIKWIDAFDFNNTQEAVRLLIEKQLHAYFI from the coding sequence ATGGAAAACCAAAGACTGATCCCGGTTATTCTAGGTGCAACTGGAGTGGGAAAAAGCGAAATCGCTTTCGAGCTGGCAAGAAGGTATTCATGGGAAATTGTGTCGGTTGATTCACGGCAGTGCTACCAGTTCATGGAGATTGGCACGGCAAAGCCGAACGCTGAAATGCGTTCGCTTGTTTCTCATTATTTGCTTGATCTCTGCCCTCCGGATTACAAGCTATCGGCAGGCGAGTTTGCCCGTCACGCATGGGAGCTTTTTTTAAGTCTCGAACGGCCTCTGGCTGTGGGTGGAGCAGGTTTTTACATGAAGGCCATATTCGAACCCTTGCACGCCAACCTGCCTCACAATCCATTGATTAGAGAAGAGCTTGAAACACTGCCTACGGCGACGCTTGCTCGAAAACTCAAGGCCGAAGACCAAGTTACCTCTGAGAAACTTCATCCCAACGACCGCCAGAGACTACTCAGAGCGCTTGAGGTGTGTCTTGCCGCGCGAAGGCCGTATTCCGAACTCATCAAGGAGACTCCTCCTTCTCCTCCGGTCAAACCTTTCTACATCGGACTCAGGCTGGACAGAAACGAATTGAGAAAGCGTCAGGAACACAGACTTGAGCGTATGCTCAATGAAGGATTCGTTAACGAGGTTCGAAGGCTCAAGGAGATGGGCTTTTCTAGGGACTTGTACGCCTTCAACGCATACGGCTACAAAGAGCTATTCGACTATCTCGATGGTTTAACAACTCTCGATGATGCAAAGGGGTTAATCCTTTCTAAAATCCACTCCTTTACGAAACGCCAGGAGACTTTTTTCAAAACACTGGGCGAGATAAAATGGATAGACGCTTTTGATTTCAACAATACACAGGAAGCAGTAAGACTTCTTATTGAGAAACAGCTCCATGCTTATTTTATTTAA
- a CDS encoding TM2 domain-containing protein codes for MYCRHCGAEVAEKADICLKCGVRPLNSDRFCWNCGAETASNQELCIKCGVLLKKKSDSDRKEWLVTLLLAIFLGGLGIHRFYTGHIGTGILMLLTGGGCGIWWLIDIILIATGSFKDADGRELLQN; via the coding sequence ATGTACTGCAGGCATTGCGGAGCAGAGGTTGCTGAAAAAGCGGATATATGTCTAAAATGCGGCGTAAGGCCGTTGAATTCGGACAGATTCTGCTGGAATTGCGGAGCTGAAACAGCATCTAATCAGGAATTATGCATCAAATGCGGAGTATTGCTGAAAAAGAAATCGGATTCAGATAGGAAAGAGTGGCTAGTGACATTACTTCTAGCTATTTTTTTGGGAGGCCTTGGAATACACCGCTTTTACACAGGCCATATAGGCACGGGCATCTTGATGCTTTTGACCGGAGGAGGCTGCGGAATTTGGTGGCTTATAGATATAATTCTCATCGCTACAGGCAGTTTCAAGGATGCAGACGGCAGGGAACTCCTTCAAAACTGA